The following proteins are co-located in the Synechococcus sp. PROS-U-1 genome:
- a CDS encoding VOC family protein, which yields MHYALSFFFSHIVVTNSSTKMELYSPDSQEKPSALGHMLQGIQHFGLTTPDLDKSLKFYIEVLGGRLAVGGDGFYGPELHNLLFQQDELNSKEGEHSPEFYGVPDLRDGSKDALDVRFIQFGNTNLELLHFRGAKETPFAPNIFKPVSSSVGFGNVPHVSFHMKSNVDMDEFATKLVEESHKRGLTEVSVNKKVEVDNRNQLGEAPESYAITEFPGSFEGWALIYAKGPNGEQLEFNQVRSVCRDNFITAMEQYNKLNGTDHNWPKG from the coding sequence GTGCATTATGCTCTATCTTTCTTTTTCAGCCATATTGTAGTTACAAATTCTTCAACTAAAATGGAGCTGTATTCTCCCGACAGCCAAGAAAAGCCTTCTGCTCTAGGCCATATGCTTCAGGGCATCCAGCACTTCGGCCTAACAACCCCAGACCTTGATAAATCACTGAAGTTCTATATCGAGGTTCTTGGAGGTCGATTAGCTGTTGGTGGTGACGGCTTCTACGGACCAGAATTACATAACCTGCTATTTCAACAAGATGAACTGAATAGTAAAGAAGGTGAGCATTCTCCTGAATTTTATGGTGTGCCAGACCTGAGGGATGGGAGCAAAGATGCGCTGGATGTTAGGTTCATTCAATTCGGTAATACTAACTTAGAGCTGTTGCACTTTAGAGGCGCTAAGGAAACTCCATTTGCTCCCAATATCTTTAAGCCGGTTTCCTCATCTGTTGGATTTGGCAACGTTCCGCATGTTTCATTTCATATGAAGTCAAATGTGGATATGGATGAGTTCGCTACCAAACTTGTCGAAGAATCACACAAACGAGGTTTAACTGAAGTTTCTGTGAACAAAAAAGTGGAGGTCGACAATCGCAATCAACTCGGAGAAGCACCAGAGAGTTATGCCATCACAGAGTTCCCTGGATCTTTCGAGGGTTGGGCTCTTATTTATGCAAAAGGCCCCAATGGGGAGCAATTAGAATTCAACCAAGTTCGATCTGTATGTCGGGACAATTTCATCACAGCAATGGAACAGTACAACAAGCTCAATGGAACAGATCACAACTGGCCAAAGGGATAG
- a CDS encoding TolC family protein, translated as MKAISSSLKCIFAALTIASIGGFVKASAQHQFEPNEASKSIDTFSGTSEQLAAMRSDYQGRSKEYTLEEATNYAISNNSTIQAAYKGVQSKQWSAISDKRLWWPTVSGAGPMGDITRIPTLPLLGQQYVSTRGRSFGTSTQPSTPIKSYTVLDSLTPGISARWTFFNLSRGAKINSSTESAKAEELLFNLSVRDLVLDINRDYYKLHSIRQYLDDLEKDYKNNLEQLIESENKYASNPSLKNLNAVQQNKSTLYTQLQELIQQHIALIEAATTLSSNMGLPLGSLARPSSNFQLRPLGSWPLELMPTIEHALEHREEIKIATTRAKSSSYLATSLKYSYIPNISLYGYAGYTNQSGISRAVDTTKNNGSYLYGPEANIGLKINWNFDGTVAAAKAKSLDYQSKKFLAQAQSHKDRIEAQAATAFAKYTTAKMSLDTTSAALSNALDARQTNMQLYKQNKVSASSYSTAASAVAVASRRYNKAIFVYNNSISELYRYTAIWPSGISKTLDDAVVVMKSE; from the coding sequence GTGAAAGCAATTTCTTCATCATTAAAGTGTATTTTTGCTGCTCTGACTATTGCCAGCATTGGGGGTTTCGTCAAAGCTTCTGCTCAACACCAGTTCGAACCAAACGAAGCAAGTAAGTCTATAGACACGTTTTCCGGTACAAGTGAACAATTGGCTGCGATGCGATCTGACTATCAAGGCCGATCCAAGGAATATACACTTGAAGAAGCTACTAATTATGCTATATCGAATAATTCAACAATTCAGGCCGCCTACAAAGGTGTTCAGTCAAAACAGTGGAGTGCCATCAGTGACAAAAGATTGTGGTGGCCTACTGTTTCAGGAGCAGGACCGATGGGTGACATTACTCGGATCCCAACATTGCCATTGCTTGGTCAGCAATATGTTTCAACGCGAGGACGAAGTTTCGGGACATCAACTCAGCCCAGCACGCCGATCAAGAGCTATACAGTCCTTGATTCCTTAACGCCGGGGATTTCAGCAAGATGGACGTTTTTCAACCTAAGCCGTGGTGCAAAAATCAACAGTTCTACAGAATCTGCAAAAGCCGAAGAGCTTCTTTTCAACTTATCAGTAAGGGACCTTGTGCTTGACATAAATCGCGATTACTATAAATTACATAGTATTCGGCAGTATCTCGATGATCTTGAAAAAGATTACAAAAATAACCTGGAGCAACTGATCGAATCTGAAAACAAATATGCAAGTAATCCATCATTAAAAAACTTAAATGCAGTACAGCAGAACAAATCAACTTTATATACTCAGCTACAAGAATTGATCCAACAACATATCGCTTTGATTGAGGCTGCAACTACGTTGTCGTCGAATATGGGGTTACCCTTAGGCAGCTTGGCCCGTCCATCAAGCAATTTCCAACTGCGTCCTCTGGGATCATGGCCGTTGGAACTGATGCCTACAATTGAGCATGCACTCGAGCATCGAGAGGAAATCAAAATAGCGACAACTAGGGCCAAATCATCAAGCTATCTTGCAACCTCATTAAAATACAGCTACATCCCGAATATATCTCTGTATGGATATGCTGGATATACCAATCAAAGTGGAATTAGTAGGGCTGTAGATACGACTAAAAATAATGGAAGTTACTTGTATGGACCAGAGGCCAACATCGGTTTAAAAATCAATTGGAATTTTGATGGGACAGTTGCTGCAGCAAAAGCAAAAAGTTTAGATTATCAGTCTAAAAAGTTCCTCGCCCAAGCACAGTCTCACAAAGACAGAATTGAGGCACAAGCTGCAACAGCATTTGCTAAATACACAACTGCAAAAATGAGTTTAGATACTACATCTGCCGCACTGTCGAATGCCCTTGATGCGAGACAAACCAACATGCAGCTTTATAAACAAAATAAGGTTTCTGCATCTAGCTATTCGACAGCAGCCTCTGCTGTAGCAGTTGCATCTCGTCGATACAATAAAGCTATATTTGTTTACAACAACTCTATTTCTGAGCTTTATCGCTATACAGCCATCTGGCCATCTGGTATCTCCAAAACCCTTGACGATGCGGTCGTTGTAATGAAAAGCGAATAG
- a CDS encoding EthD domain-containing protein, with protein MTDFNAPREEVVFYVPLWKRNGISLQQFDDYWRDVHGPVCARLPGQMEYWQYHLSAYDGGIFPQIKDIIVNDDPEDQFLGIAELTFSNVEDRTTWFTASSILMDDEHNIFSKAIGYTTSLGNTRTVKSELANPYPNGAIPAIRYHVMVRKHDQVSVDDFREYFIHTLMHSIGRSDEVLQLRYHVFDEIDTSRPDAQGVEHVEKEGKDYHAAFEISFATGLDRENFFASDQYIKAMSDGGCIIEMIKPCLERFASTFVCDHQMTLAGQRGSSTAQLITDLGATNQIRDDIKNLMLTNQLSD; from the coding sequence ATGACCGACTTTAACGCTCCTCGAGAAGAAGTTGTTTTTTATGTTCCTCTGTGGAAGAGGAATGGTATTAGCCTTCAACAATTTGACGACTATTGGCGGGATGTACATGGCCCTGTGTGCGCACGTTTGCCAGGTCAGATGGAGTATTGGCAGTATCATTTGTCTGCCTATGATGGTGGCATTTTTCCACAAATTAAGGACATCATTGTTAATGATGATCCTGAAGATCAATTTCTTGGTATTGCTGAGTTGACTTTCTCCAATGTCGAGGACCGTACGACTTGGTTTACTGCTTCTTCGATACTAATGGATGACGAACACAATATTTTCAGTAAGGCCATTGGGTACACGACATCCTTGGGCAATACACGAACGGTCAAAAGTGAATTGGCCAACCCCTATCCAAATGGAGCCATTCCTGCGATCCGTTATCACGTGATGGTGCGTAAGCATGACCAAGTGTCCGTTGATGACTTCCGCGAGTATTTCATCCATACACTCATGCATTCGATTGGGCGCTCTGATGAAGTCCTTCAGTTGAGATATCATGTGTTCGACGAAATAGATACCTCCCGTCCGGATGCTCAGGGTGTTGAGCACGTTGAAAAAGAAGGAAAAGATTATCACGCTGCGTTTGAAATCTCTTTTGCAACGGGATTAGATCGCGAGAATTTCTTTGCATCTGATCAATACATTAAAGCGATGTCAGATGGTGGTTGCATTATCGAAATGATTAAGCCTTGCCTGGAACGATTTGCTTCTACATTTGTTTGTGACCATCAAATGACATTGGCTGGTCAACGAGGTTCCTCAACTGCACAATTAATCACTGATTTGGGTGCTACCAATCAAATTCGAGATGATATTAAAAACCTTATGTTGACCAATCAGTTATCAGATTGA
- a CDS encoding alpha-amylase, giving the protein MSDPSPHESLRDKTELSLDESKKFQNEDIKKILRAWLEENERTLIDQKNVGEFNGVMMQWFHWYTADDGNHWKRLKEEAPNLAKAGITALWLPPAYKGMNGAKDVGYSTYDLFDLGEFDQKGSVRTKYGTKGEYLSAVRECCSYGIEVYADAVFNHKMGADLQEEFEAVPLDDNNRHHALGSARKVSAWTGFSFPGRGSQYSEMKWGWQHFDSVDYNTLEPEARVVWQVKDKPLENNVDGERGNYDFLMGCDLDLDHPEVKDELKRWGEWTLDTTGSRGFRLDAIKHINSDFFVDWIQHIEKYAGRDVFVVGEFWTYDINTLCSYASRTGGQMSLFDAPLHFNFHKASESGGYFDMGSILNGTLVKEAPLLAVTLVENHDTQPMQALESPVADWFKPLAYSIILLRAEGYPCIFYPDYYGATYSDYGTDGNLHAIEIKSHRHIIDRLLLARKYFAYGEQYDYLDSQDVIGWTRIGTQLHPFGLAVLMSDGPGGVKTMNTGRLNTPYVDLTEQCSEIITTDNNGSADFRCEGGSVSVWVEVSALEFHQRQAANLS; this is encoded by the coding sequence ATGAGTGATCCCAGTCCCCACGAGAGCCTACGGGACAAGACAGAGCTCAGCTTGGATGAAAGTAAAAAATTTCAAAATGAAGACATTAAAAAGATTCTTCGAGCATGGTTAGAAGAAAATGAACGAACACTGATTGACCAAAAGAATGTTGGAGAATTCAATGGTGTGATGATGCAGTGGTTCCACTGGTACACCGCTGACGACGGCAACCATTGGAAGAGACTCAAAGAAGAAGCACCAAACCTGGCAAAAGCAGGCATCACCGCACTTTGGCTACCACCGGCATACAAGGGAATGAATGGTGCAAAGGATGTAGGTTACTCAACATACGATCTCTTTGATCTCGGTGAATTTGATCAAAAGGGAAGTGTGCGAACAAAGTACGGAACGAAAGGGGAATATTTAAGTGCAGTACGCGAATGCTGCTCCTACGGCATCGAAGTCTATGCCGATGCCGTGTTCAATCACAAAATGGGAGCTGATCTACAGGAAGAATTTGAAGCGGTTCCTCTTGACGATAACAACCGACACCATGCACTTGGAAGTGCAAGGAAAGTATCTGCATGGACTGGCTTCTCATTCCCAGGGCGTGGATCACAGTACTCAGAAATGAAATGGGGATGGCAACATTTTGATTCTGTTGACTACAACACTCTTGAACCAGAAGCGAGAGTAGTTTGGCAAGTAAAAGACAAGCCTCTTGAAAATAATGTAGATGGAGAACGTGGAAATTACGATTTTTTAATGGGGTGTGATTTAGATTTAGACCATCCAGAAGTTAAAGATGAACTAAAAAGATGGGGTGAGTGGACTCTGGATACTACAGGTTCAAGGGGCTTCAGGCTGGATGCAATCAAACATATTAACAGCGACTTCTTCGTGGACTGGATTCAACATATCGAAAAATATGCTGGTAGAGATGTCTTTGTCGTGGGGGAGTTTTGGACTTACGATATCAATACTTTATGCAGTTATGCATCAAGGACTGGAGGGCAGATGTCTCTATTTGATGCACCACTACATTTTAATTTTCACAAAGCAAGTGAATCAGGAGGCTATTTTGATATGGGATCAATACTAAACGGAACACTGGTTAAAGAGGCACCTCTGTTAGCAGTTACCTTAGTAGAAAATCATGATACCCAACCAATGCAAGCTCTGGAGTCACCGGTAGCCGATTGGTTTAAACCCTTAGCCTATTCAATCATCTTATTAAGAGCTGAAGGATATCCCTGTATTTTTTATCCTGACTACTATGGAGCTACATATTCAGACTACGGAACAGATGGAAATCTACATGCAATAGAAATCAAAAGCCATCGTCACATTATTGATCGCTTGCTGCTGGCCAGAAAATATTTTGCATATGGAGAACAATATGACTATCTCGACTCTCAGGATGTCATTGGCTGGACGAGAATAGGAACACAGCTACATCCTTTTGGCTTAGCAGTCCTAATGAGTGATGGACCTGGAGGAGTAAAAACAATGAACACAGGAAGATTAAATACACCATATGTCGATTTAACTGAACAGTGCAGTGAAATAATCACCACAGATAATAACGGATCAGCCGACTTTAGATGTGAAGGCGGATCCGTATCTGTATGGGTTGAGGTAAGTGCACTTGAATTCCATCAAAGACAAGCAGCAAACTTAAGCTAG
- a CDS encoding PP2C family protein-serine/threonine phosphatase encodes MVAILAVIAVLVTVYNYPLFWGIQFIFGMSVALATLFLKRGLWGFIIAIPVAIATYYMWGAPYAGISFMAEIIVLTLIRNSKAGDKILRNGSILIYDFIYNALIGAPFYYLTYTYIVKATRETTLLLAQKSIVNGVMNSLIAYVIYAVITLYLNKRSEKRQTVSLQALALATVYSVIVFITLFMSDKLYGSVMQLKAESIFNKMEMMATLVAKATTSENFEEDEYVANIKLERSNADVYYKKKNDSDYILFRKVAPKHINLGKDYMAATSSSRISKIVKKIADGKNSSLKLYLPKPEIEPARVNRFLGSMWEANFYIDSTKIKIIQPARRDFLASGRFFENAFPIINLTIVGGIILSIAIAYSLEKEFLTVLGKSKKRKAEVISTRYYKSLELSPITEIKNFAKEINRRTDEINEAKARIEELNNIAQKQLTTAGEIQQAFLGDSSDVGQKPDVSLFMRPALNAGGDWYDAFDLDNKTFVIVADVCDKGVGAALFMSVFRSLIRYSAENWCADPSETEPLDEVISSVNNYMSTEHEDMTMFATVFIGCVSHPAKRLDYVLAGHEEPVFINPDGTQQTLEVSGPAIGLFPQAEYNMKSLYFTEGSILVGYSDGVVDARDPEGKSYGHQRLLDLVRKLQKQQISSEDLRDQIVLDLDTHMENAEQFDDITIATVIL; translated from the coding sequence ATGGTGGCCATTCTGGCAGTAATAGCAGTACTCGTTACCGTTTATAATTACCCACTATTTTGGGGGATACAATTTATCTTCGGCATGAGTGTTGCCTTGGCAACACTGTTTCTTAAACGAGGATTATGGGGTTTCATTATTGCAATACCTGTTGCAATCGCTACCTACTACATGTGGGGGGCCCCATACGCGGGCATATCATTCATGGCTGAGATTATAGTCTTAACGTTAATAAGAAATAGCAAAGCGGGGGATAAAATCCTAAGGAATGGATCAATACTGATATACGACTTCATATATAATGCACTAATAGGAGCGCCTTTTTACTATTTAACCTACACATACATCGTCAAAGCTACAAGAGAGACCACATTGCTTTTGGCGCAGAAGTCAATAGTGAATGGAGTCATGAATTCACTGATTGCCTATGTGATATATGCAGTAATCACTCTATATTTGAACAAAAGATCCGAGAAAAGACAAACTGTTTCCCTTCAAGCTCTGGCTTTAGCAACCGTTTATAGCGTAATCGTTTTTATCACCCTATTCATGTCCGATAAGTTATACGGAAGTGTCATGCAACTGAAGGCTGAATCAATATTCAATAAGATGGAAATGATGGCTACCCTCGTGGCAAAAGCTACAACATCAGAAAACTTCGAAGAAGATGAATATGTAGCCAATATAAAACTGGAGAGAAGCAATGCAGATGTTTATTATAAAAAGAAAAATGATTCTGATTATATTTTATTCAGAAAGGTGGCACCCAAACACATAAATCTTGGAAAAGACTATATGGCTGCGACGTCAAGTTCAAGAATCTCAAAAATCGTGAAAAAAATTGCAGATGGAAAAAACAGCTCGCTCAAACTATACTTGCCAAAACCAGAAATCGAACCTGCAAGAGTCAATAGATTTTTGGGAAGTATGTGGGAAGCAAATTTTTACATAGACAGCACAAAAATAAAGATAATACAGCCAGCCCGTAGAGACTTTCTAGCAAGTGGAAGATTTTTTGAAAATGCATTTCCAATTATAAATTTGACAATTGTCGGAGGAATAATCTTAAGTATTGCTATTGCATATAGCCTAGAGAAAGAATTCCTAACGGTACTTGGCAAGTCTAAAAAGAGAAAAGCAGAAGTAATAAGTACTAGATACTACAAGTCTCTGGAGTTATCTCCTATTACTGAAATCAAGAACTTTGCGAAAGAAATCAATCGGAGGACGGACGAAATCAATGAAGCGAAGGCAAGAATAGAAGAATTAAATAATATTGCTCAGAAACAACTTACGACTGCCGGTGAAATTCAGCAAGCTTTTCTAGGGGATAGCTCTGATGTAGGGCAAAAACCTGACGTAAGTCTATTTATGAGGCCAGCGCTGAATGCAGGTGGAGATTGGTACGACGCATTTGACCTTGACAACAAGACGTTCGTAATCGTCGCCGATGTTTGTGACAAAGGAGTGGGTGCTGCACTATTTATGTCGGTGTTTAGAAGCCTTATTCGTTATTCCGCAGAGAACTGGTGTGCTGATCCGTCAGAAACTGAACCTCTCGATGAGGTGATCAGTAGTGTTAATAACTACATGAGTACAGAGCACGAAGACATGACAATGTTCGCAACAGTATTTATCGGTTGTGTCAGCCATCCAGCAAAACGATTGGATTATGTCTTAGCAGGTCATGAAGAGCCCGTTTTTATTAATCCTGATGGTACACAACAGACTTTGGAAGTTTCTGGCCCAGCAATTGGTCTGTTCCCACAAGCCGAGTACAACATGAAAAGTCTCTACTTCACTGAAGGTTCAATACTAGTTGGATACAGCGATGGTGTGGTTGATGCAAGAGATCCAGAAGGTAAATCCTATGGCCATCAAAGGCTGCTCGATCTCGTAAGGAAGCTACAAAAACAACAAATTTCTTCCGAAGATTTAAGAGATCAAATAGTGCTCGACCTTGATACTCATATGGAAAATGCTGAGCAATTTGATGACATCACTATTGCGACCGTAATCTTATAA
- a CDS encoding carboxymuconolactone decarboxylase family protein produces the protein MSDASKITKVNAVLDDTELKESLLNVDQDFGELCIRVCGEVWGKSLISQKEKCLITIALDVANQSIGPGTPFEAHICMAIKQGATFEEIEELLLFTCAYCGFNKAAGAFAKYHEIKAKF, from the coding sequence ATGAGCGATGCATCGAAAATCACGAAAGTGAATGCCGTATTAGACGACACTGAACTAAAGGAAAGTCTACTCAATGTAGATCAAGACTTTGGAGAACTGTGTATTCGAGTTTGCGGGGAAGTATGGGGAAAATCCCTTATTTCTCAAAAAGAGAAATGCCTCATCACGATCGCGTTGGATGTTGCGAATCAGTCCATCGGACCAGGCACACCATTCGAAGCCCACATTTGCATGGCCATCAAGCAAGGTGCCACATTTGAGGAAATTGAAGAGCTTCTATTGTTCACTTGTGCATATTGTGGTTTCAACAAAGCAGCAGGTGCTTTTGCGAAGTACCACGAAATCAAGGCTAAGTTTTAG
- a CDS encoding ATP-binding protein — translation MSLIPVDKTSLLVENKASMENWELFIENAASAIKKDLKDESKIYKLKLAYEELISNIIRAAQERNEGDIVSLAISCAVTDQNGGKFFTLQTEDDGVPFDPGFNTTDSVNVEQHIDEREIGGLGIFLIKQSVDLAHYGWREGKNINQISMRIE, via the coding sequence ATGTCATTAATCCCAGTAGATAAAACATCATTGCTAGTCGAAAACAAGGCATCGATGGAGAACTGGGAATTATTTATTGAAAATGCTGCTTCTGCTATAAAAAAAGATCTCAAAGACGAGAGCAAGATATATAAATTGAAACTAGCCTACGAAGAACTTATTTCTAATATTATTAGAGCCGCGCAGGAAAGAAACGAAGGAGACATTGTCTCCTTGGCCATTTCCTGCGCTGTAACAGATCAAAATGGGGGGAAATTTTTTACATTGCAGACAGAGGATGATGGAGTCCCATTCGATCCTGGCTTCAATACAACAGACAGTGTGAACGTGGAGCAACACATCGACGAAAGAGAGATAGGCGGGCTTGGGATCTTCCTTATCAAGCAATCTGTAGATTTAGCGCATTATGGATGGAGAGAAGGCAAAAACATTAATCAAATAAGCATGCGAATAGAATAA
- a CDS encoding anti-sigma factor antagonist (This anti-anti-sigma factor, or anti-sigma factor antagonist, belongs to a family that includes characterized members SpoIIAA, RsbV, RsfA, and RsfB.) translates to MALSIKVDRAESIVTLTISGDIDTKTAPDLLKELTSLELKELSELRLNLGEVAFMSSAGLRAIVFAKQKMPHSARLYLVGASEMIVDTVKKTGLSQAVVFASSEDEI, encoded by the coding sequence ATGGCACTCTCAATCAAAGTCGACCGAGCTGAAAGCATCGTAACTCTGACTATTTCAGGGGATATTGATACGAAAACTGCTCCAGACCTGCTTAAAGAATTGACATCACTGGAACTCAAAGAATTATCAGAACTGCGACTCAACCTGGGAGAAGTTGCATTTATGAGCAGTGCTGGCCTTCGCGCTATTGTTTTTGCAAAGCAAAAGATGCCTCACTCCGCTCGACTTTATTTGGTCGGAGCATCGGAGATGATCGTTGACACTGTCAAGAAAACAGGTTTGTCACAAGCTGTTGTGTTTGCATCAAGCGAAGATGAGATTTGA
- the glgX gene encoding glycogen debranching protein GlgX, whose product MELERIDNQPIETIEGYRVRPGKPLPFGVSTVPGGLNFSVYTSAGTSCTLVLLSRSERKIIKEIKIPDHYRIGDVYSIVVFNLDYEDIEYGYKIKGPFSPEEGHRFDEKNILMDPYARATAGREEWGKEPNWEIQYQHRSRISFDDFDWEGDSPLEINDEDLVIYEMHVRSFTQSETSGVKFKGTYAGIVEKIPYLKELGINAVELMPVFEFDEFENSRIHPETGERLYNYWGYSTVAFFAPKAGFASTGKFGMQVDEFKQLVKELHRSNIEVILDVVFNHTAEGNEYGPSISFKGLDNKIYYMLTPEGYYYNFSGTGNTLNCNNPVVRNLVLDCLRYWASEYHIDGFRFDLASILGRDPWGAPLNNPPLLESLAFDPILSSCKLIAEAWDAGGLYQVGTFPAFGRWSEWNGKYRDTARRFLKGDEGQVGEMAQRVQGSPDLYQWNGRSQATSINFITCHDGFTLSDLVSFDQKHNEANGEFNRDGGDDNHSWNCGAEGWTDNAEILNLRTKQAMNALGLLMTSRGTPMLLMGDEFGRSQHGNNNAYCIDSPISWVDWSLLKSNEILFEYTKSLIAFRHQHPCLRVNRFDHAGSDHLPSCSFHGTKAWSVDWSAESRQLGWMMSSQTEDGEPDTVYVAANSAHYATWFDLPQLPEIYEWRICFNTGNQAEPYLKKPSLYKEAGILVGERSMVIFTASPRET is encoded by the coding sequence ATGGAATTAGAACGTATTGACAACCAGCCAATTGAAACAATCGAAGGGTACCGGGTCAGACCGGGCAAGCCATTACCTTTTGGTGTTTCGACAGTACCAGGAGGTTTGAACTTTTCAGTGTATACGTCAGCTGGAACGTCATGCACATTAGTATTACTGAGCCGTTCTGAGAGAAAAATTATAAAGGAGATAAAAATACCAGATCATTATCGAATAGGTGATGTCTATTCGATCGTAGTTTTTAATTTGGATTACGAGGATATAGAATATGGGTACAAAATCAAAGGTCCATTTTCTCCGGAAGAAGGGCACAGATTTGATGAAAAAAATATCCTAATGGACCCCTATGCGAGGGCTACCGCAGGCAGAGAGGAATGGGGAAAAGAACCAAACTGGGAAATTCAGTATCAACATAGATCAAGAATATCGTTTGATGACTTTGACTGGGAAGGGGATTCTCCACTGGAGATAAATGACGAAGATCTTGTTATTTACGAAATGCACGTAAGGTCATTTACTCAAAGTGAAACATCAGGAGTTAAGTTTAAGGGAACTTATGCAGGAATCGTAGAGAAAATCCCTTACTTGAAGGAACTGGGGATCAACGCGGTTGAATTGATGCCAGTCTTTGAATTTGATGAATTTGAAAACTCGAGAATCCATCCAGAAACTGGCGAACGCCTCTACAACTATTGGGGATACAGCACAGTTGCATTTTTTGCGCCAAAAGCTGGTTTCGCATCGACCGGGAAGTTTGGAATGCAAGTTGACGAGTTTAAACAACTCGTCAAAGAATTACATCGGTCCAACATTGAAGTTATTCTCGATGTTGTTTTTAATCACACAGCAGAGGGCAATGAGTACGGGCCTTCAATCTCATTCAAAGGCCTAGATAACAAAATATATTATATGTTAACTCCGGAGGGTTATTACTATAATTTTAGCGGCACTGGAAACACACTCAATTGCAACAACCCAGTTGTTAGAAATCTAGTCTTAGATTGTCTGAGATATTGGGCAAGTGAATATCATATTGATGGATTCCGATTTGATCTGGCAAGTATTCTCGGGCGAGACCCATGGGGTGCACCTCTTAATAATCCACCACTCCTTGAATCGTTAGCGTTTGATCCCATCCTCTCCTCATGCAAATTGATCGCAGAAGCCTGGGATGCAGGAGGCTTGTATCAAGTAGGGACGTTTCCAGCATTCGGTCGCTGGTCAGAATGGAATGGAAAGTATAGAGATACAGCCCGACGCTTCCTGAAGGGGGATGAAGGACAAGTGGGTGAAATGGCCCAAAGGGTACAAGGCTCTCCCGACCTCTATCAATGGAATGGAAGGTCGCAAGCGACATCAATTAATTTTATTACCTGTCACGACGGCTTTACTCTGTCAGATCTCGTCTCGTTTGACCAAAAACACAATGAGGCAAACGGAGAATTCAACAGAGATGGTGGCGATGATAACCACAGTTGGAATTGTGGTGCTGAAGGCTGGACAGACAATGCTGAGATCTTGAATCTGAGAACAAAACAAGCAATGAACGCACTGGGGCTACTCATGACCAGTCGAGGGACACCAATGCTTTTGATGGGTGACGAATTTGGAAGGTCACAACATGGCAATAACAACGCATATTGCATCGATTCTCCAATCTCATGGGTCGACTGGAGTCTGCTTAAGAGTAATGAAATACTGTTTGAATATACGAAGTCACTTATTGCATTCAGGCACCAACATCCATGTTTACGCGTCAATCGTTTTGATCATGCCGGCAGTGATCACCTACCGAGCTGCAGCTTCCATGGGACAAAAGCATGGAGTGTCGATTGGAGCGCTGAATCAAGACAACTTGGATGGATGATGAGCAGCCAAACAGAGGACGGTGAGCCGGATACAGTGTATGTCGCAGCCAATTCAGCCCATTACGCAACATGGTTTGACCTACCTCAATTACCAGAGATCTATGAATGGAGAATTTGCTTTAATACGGGTAATCAAGCTGAACCGTATCTTAAAAAGCCTAGCTTGTATAAAGAAGCAGGTATATTGGTTGGGGAACGATCAATGGTCATTTTCACTGCGTCTCCCAGAGAGACGTAG
- a CDS encoding STAS domain-containing protein produces MEVQQDIVGNWQIIKVSGEIDSKTVGTLRNFIDEKLVENTAVALDLTNVPFMSSAGLRTLLTLQRSTSKMQVDLALIGVASEIQDTMKVTGFLQYFTIFETKESLP; encoded by the coding sequence ATGGAAGTACAACAAGACATCGTTGGCAATTGGCAAATCATCAAAGTTTCCGGTGAAATTGACTCTAAAACAGTCGGCACCTTACGTAACTTTATCGATGAAAAACTAGTTGAAAATACGGCAGTTGCACTGGACTTAACAAATGTTCCGTTCATGTCGAGTGCAGGGTTACGGACGTTGCTAACACTGCAACGTTCAACCTCAAAAATGCAAGTGGATCTAGCTTTAATTGGAGTTGCCTCTGAAATTCAAGACACAATGAAAGTGACAGGCTTTCTGCAATATTTCACAATTTTTGAAACTAAGGAATCACTGCCCTAA